The sequence AGGTCAACCCCCCGAAGGGCCCTCACCTCTCCCCCGGGCGAGAAATACGTCTTCTCCAGACCCAAGGCAGAAATGACACATTCTTCGGGAGAGATGCCCAGCCTTACCTCGGCTTCGACCGGTTTTTCAGCCATAACGGAGCATTTCCACCGGGTCGACCCGCGAGGCGCGCCAAGCGGGGTACAAAGTGGCCACCAAGCTAATGATTACGGCCACAATTGCGGTTACGGCCACGTTAAAGGCAGAGAGATCCACCGGCAACCTGTCTATATGGTAGACGCTGGGGGGAAGGATGTCCAGACCGAAAAACTTCTCCAAAAAGTCTTCTAAAACATAGAGTTTCCAGCTCAAAACGAGCCCGCCGAGGGTCCCGAAGATGGACCCGGCCAGGCCGATAATCGCCCCCTGGTAAAAGAAAATCCGGAGAATGCTCCCCCGGGTTGCCCCCATAGACTTCAAAATGGCGATTTCCCGGCCCTTTTCCATCACCACCATCACCAGCGAGCCCATGATATTGAAGGCCGCCACTACGATGACCAGGAGGAGGAGAATCGTCATCGTCGTTTTTTCAGTCTTGAGGGCGGAAAAAAGGCTCTGGTTCATCCGCTGCCAGGAGCGGGGCCAGAAGGGAAGCCCCAGCCGCTTCTGCAGATCCTGCGCAACCCGCTCAGCCGCGAAAATGTCCCGGATCCGAAGATGGATGCCCGTGACATCCTGCCCCAGGCCGAAGAACCGCTGGGCCTCCTCCAGCGAGATATAGGCCATCCCCGAGTCGAACTGGTAGTAGCCGCTCCGGAACGTGCCGACGATCTGGAAGCGCTTCGTCCGGGGAAGCACCCCCATCGGGGTGATGGTTCCCGTCGGACTCACCATGATGACCTCATCGCCCAGCTTCAGACCCAGGCTGGCGGCCAACTCCGACCCGAGGACAATGCCCGCGCGCAGCGGCTCCGCGCCGGGGGGAAGCGCCGAGCGATCCACCGTGAACCTGACGAGCCGCTCGAGCCCTCCCGTTTGAATGTTCTTCTGGATCTCGCTGACTTTCGCTTCCCGTGCCGGGTCGATTCCCCGGATGACCGCCCCGGTCACTGCGCCCCGCGCGGTCAACATCGCCTGCCCGTACACGAACGGGCTGGCCGCGATGACCTCGGGCTGCTTCTTCACCTCAGAGAGCGCCTCCCGCCAGCCGCGCATCGCGTTCGAACCGGCCTCGACGACGACGACGTGGCTCTGGGTCCCGAGGATCTTCGTGCGAAGCTCCCGCTCGAAGCCCGACATCACTCCCACGACCACGATCAGCGTCATGACGCCCAGCGCGATGCCGAGGATGGAGATCCAGGTCGTCACCGAAACGAAAGCGCGCTTCCGCCGGGAGCGGAGGTGGCGCATGCCAATCTGAAACTCCACACGAGAAACCATCGCTACTCTTGGGTCCGTCGAAGAAGAGGGAAAAAGATCACATCCCGGATCGAGGGCGAGTCCGTGAGCAGCATCGCCAGACGGTCGATGCCGATGCCCTCCCCGGCCGTGGGCGGCAAGCCATATTCCAGGGCGCGCAGATAGTCCCAGTCCACGCGGTGCGCCTCCTCGTCCCCGGCTTCGTGTGCGGCAGCCTGCTCCTCGAAGCGCGCCCTTTGTTCGTCGGGATCGTTGAGCTCGGTATAGGCGTTCGCAATCTCGCGCCCGGCCACGATCAGCTCGAACCGCTCCACCGTCTCGGGGTCGTCCTCGCGTGACTTGGAGAGCGGAGAGAGTGCCCGCGGAAAATCGTAAATAAACGTCGGCTGGCGAAGCTTGGGCGCCACCTGCTCCTCGAAGAGGTACTCCAGTGCATGCACGTGCGCCATATCGTCCGGGATGGGATAGCCGGTCGCCTTCGCCACCCCGCGGGCATGATTCCGCGCCGCCTCGGTGTCTTCCAGCACATCTGCGGGGGCGCCCCCGATCTCGACGATGGCATCCTTCCATTTGTGGCGCGCCCAGGGGCGTCCGAAAGAGATTTCCTCGCCGCCGTACGTCACGGTCCGGCCGCCGCAGATCTCCTCCGCCATCCCGGCCAGCATCTCCTCCGTCAGGCCCATCAAGTCGTTGTAGTCCGCATAGGCCATGTAAAATTCCAGCATGGTGAACTCGGGGTTGTGCTGGGTCGAAATGCCCTCGTTGCGGAAGCTGCGGTTGATCTCGTACACCCTGTCCAGCCCGCCGACGACCAGGCGCTTGAGGTAGAGCTCGGGCGCCACCCGAAGGTAGAGTTCCATCTCCAGCGTGTTGTGGTAGGTGGTGAACGGGCGCGCCGCGGCGCCGCCCGCCAACGGTTGCATCATGGGTGTCTCGACTTCAAGAAAGCCCCGATCGTCGAGAAATTTCCGGATATGGCCAATGATCCGGGCCCGGGTGCGGAACACCTCCACCACCTCAGGGTTGGCAATCAGGTCCACATAGCGCTGTCGGTAGCGCATCTCGACGTTCTGGAGCCCATGCCACTTTTCGGGCAAGGGCATGAGGTTCTTGGCCAGCACCCGGGCGCTGCGGACCCATATCGAGATCTCCCCCGTGCGGGTGCGGAAGAGGCCGCCCTCGCAGCCCAGGATGTCGCCGATATCAAATTCCTTCGCGGCGGCGAACAGCTCCTCGCCCACATCGTTGAGCCGGAAGAAGAGCTGGATACGGCCCGTGCTGTCCCGCAGGTCCATGAAAATCACTTTCCCCTGCAGGCGCTTGGCCATCAGCCTTCC is a genomic window of bacterium containing:
- a CDS encoding lipoprotein-releasing ABC transporter permease subunit, giving the protein MVSRVEFQIGMRHLRSRRKRAFVSVTTWISILGIALGVMTLIVVVGVMSGFERELRTKILGTQSHVVVVEAGSNAMRGWREALSEVKKQPEVIAASPFVYGQAMLTARGAVTGAVIRGIDPAREAKVSEIQKNIQTGGLERLVRFTVDRSALPPGAEPLRAGIVLGSELAASLGLKLGDEVIMVSPTGTITPMGVLPRTKRFQIVGTFRSGYYQFDSGMAYISLEEAQRFFGLGQDVTGIHLRIRDIFAAERVAQDLQKRLGLPFWPRSWQRMNQSLFSALKTEKTTMTILLLLVIVVAAFNIMGSLVMVVMEKGREIAILKSMGATRGSILRIFFYQGAIIGLAGSIFGTLGGLVLSWKLYVLEDFLEKFFGLDILPPSVYHIDRLPVDLSAFNVAVTAIVAVIISLVATLYPAWRASRVDPVEMLRYG
- the lysS gene encoding lysine--tRNA ligase, with the translated sequence MSENAPEERSGASPEDAGGENLNEVLAQRRRKLQTMRETGQNPFPNRFPITRQIGELAEQYGDRPVDAFEEEKAASFTVAGRLMAKRLQGKVIFMDLRDSTGRIQLFFRLNDVGEELFAAAKEFDIGDILGCEGGLFRTRTGEISIWVRSARVLAKNLMPLPEKWHGLQNVEMRYRQRYVDLIANPEVVEVFRTRARIIGHIRKFLDDRGFLEVETPMMQPLAGGAAARPFTTYHNTLEMELYLRVAPELYLKRLVVGGLDRVYEINRSFRNEGISTQHNPEFTMLEFYMAYADYNDLMGLTEEMLAGMAEEICGGRTVTYGGEEISFGRPWARHKWKDAIVEIGGAPADVLEDTEAARNHARGVAKATGYPIPDDMAHVHALEYLFEEQVAPKLRQPTFIYDFPRALSPLSKSREDDPETVERFELIVAGREIANAYTELNDPDEQRARFEEQAAAHEAGDEEAHRVDWDYLRALEYGLPPTAGEGIGIDRLAMLLTDSPSIRDVIFFPLLRRTQE